One genomic window of Ctenopharyngodon idella isolate HZGC_01 chromosome 18, HZGC01, whole genome shotgun sequence includes the following:
- the LOC127499874 gene encoding uncharacterized protein LOC127499874 isoform X3 — MHYTTDRPQRLELKIIIFVLLKKQSHLHLGCPGGQESSSEGMSGGPTVRRESEFTPEIVLSEDECKEAIAFMKHSADEDTVKKKMKLTFDYRRKLVLDPMQSSDILTVFPRFKDVKGLIEQDFVLMFGEGVSGKLLEKWTTAFKKKVIQQSRKLPTTSDVEELLLAAQFPDDSEEGVNFVWDSDFSSILLLLHLIPPSAQGRKRPGKVSASQAEKHLVVFKKSGTNIEEHLRDITASAQPYLLAVGPQKNSVHQFFIVLDQHAIPCKSTSSLGAFDELFKAHFVFGTSYNTMLHNMYTFIQTTVYNIDVGKVKESPRVAEVRARLLS, encoded by the exons atgcattatacaactgatagaccgcaacggttggagttaaaaatcatcatttttgttctactgaagaaacaaagtcacctacatcttggatgccctgggg GACAAGAATCATCTTCTGAGGGGATGTCTGGTGGACCAACTGTAAGACGGGAGTCAGAGTTTACTCCAGAGATTGTCTTGAGTGAAGATGAATGCAAGGAAGCAATTGCATTCATGAAACATTCTGCTGATGAGGACACAGTCAAGAAGAAGATGAAATTGACATTTGACTATCGCCGCAAATTGGTTCTGGACCCTATGCAGTCAAGCGATATATTGACAGTCTTTCCACGTTTCAAAGACGTTAAAGGCTTG ATTGAGCAAGACTTTGTTCTGATGTTTGGAGAAGGAGTGTCAGGCAAGCTACTGGAGAAGTGGACGACTGCATTCAAGAAAAAAGTGATTCAGCAGTCCAGAAAGCTTCCAACCACCAGTGATGTAGAAGAACTCCTGCTAGCAGCTCAATTTCCTGATGACTCAGAAGAGGGTGTTAATTTTG TTTGGGACTCTGACTTCTCTTCTATACTACTGCTGTTGCATCTGATCCCACCTTCTGCCCAAGGCCGAAAGAGACCAGGAAAGGTGTCTGCCTCTCAAGCAGAGAAACATCTTGTTGTCTTTAAGAag AGTGGAACAAACATTGAGGAGCATCTTCGAGACATCACTGCTAGTGCTCAGCCCTATCTCCTGGCCGTGGGACCTCAGAAGAATTCAGTTCACCAGTTCTTCATCGTTCTTGATCAGCATGCCATTCCATGCAAGTCAACTTCTTCTCTTGGTGCCTTTGACGAACTGTTTAAGGCACACTTTGTGTTTGGCACATCTTACAATACTATGCTACACAACATGTACACTTTCATTCAGACCACTGTGTACAACATAGATGTTGGCAAAGTGAAAGAGAGTCCTCGTGTTGCTGAGGTCAGAGCAAGGCTGCTTAGCTAG
- the LOC127499874 gene encoding uncharacterized protein LOC127499874 isoform X1, producing MKCFVCQAELNGSKILLRHFRLVHGLVPGKNLHLKCIESGCGSVFGTFSGFRKHLHTKHADQNVSEQNFDTIYSQETAKADGQSNAEILDQIGSAGEVATTSELLKSNKSTFDMCASAVAQLKVAGLSQSAISGFVSSMEEMVFEIHSQAQDAALLCLSPQDTATKRKIENSFQNLENPFTMLNSEAKRKRLFTEKWGIVEPSEIVLGTRFDSRRNKTTGLFDQVVVTDKFAYIPILETLKAILQNPLLTDLFKPRHVPKEGIYVDLSDAAYFKSNPLFYTENDALQIQLFYDDFETANPLGSKKGIHKLGAIYFTLRNFPPVFNSSLVNIHLCALFHAQDIRRYGFNSILEPLVNDLKVLEIEGVKNPVSGSCIRGTVIQVTGDNLGLHSLFGFLESFGARYSCRFCLLEKHHFQSVFCEDSPEVVLRTAEMHALHCETLKTDCTLPHVYGVKRTCLLNSLKYFNTANNFAVDIMHDILEGVAQLEVKLVLQYIQHNFLSTDDLAGRVHAFDYGYNQQRNRPPMVKLFDGSNDLGLNAIQSWCLLRNMPLLFGDLVQRDDKHWHLLILLLQIVNIVFSPVLTEGMTIYLKHLIIEHHQLFKNLFPERSLLPKHHIMIHYPQCIRKIGPILHVVYAL from the coding sequence ATGAAGTGTTTTGTTTGTCAGGCTGAGTTAAATGGTTCAAAAATACTTCTTAGGCACTTCAGATTAGTTCATGGTTTAGTTCCTGGAAAGAATCTTCACCTTAAGTGCATAGAGTCAGGTTGTGGTTCTGTGTTTGGTACTTTTTCAGGTTTTCGGAAACATCTGCACACAAAACATGCTGATCAAAATGTCAGTGAGCAGAATTTTGACACCATTTATAGCCAGGAGACTGCCAAGGCAGATGGACAAAGTAATGCTGAAATACTTGATCAGATTGGCAGTGCCGGAGAGGTGGCCACAACATCTGAATTGTTAAAGTCAAATAAGAGCACTTTCGATATGTGTGCATCTGCTGTTGCACAACTAAAAGTTGCTGGTTTAAGTCAGTCTGCTATAAGTGGTTTTGTTTCATCTATGGAAGAAATGGTTTTTGAGATTCATAGTCAGGCCCAGGATGCAGCTTTGCTCTGTCTGTCTCCACAGGACACTGCTACTAAAAGAAAGATAGAAAATTCATTTCAAAACTTGGAAAATCCATTTACTATGTTAAATTCTGAAGCCAAACGAAAGAGACTCTTTACGGAAAAATGGGGAATTGTTGAACCAAGCGAAATAGTGCTTGGCACAAGATTTGACAGCAGGAGAAATAAAACCACAGGTTTGTTTGATCAAGTTGTTGTAACTGATAAATTTGCTTATATTCCCATTTTAGAAACACTAAAGGCAATTTTACAAAATCCGCTACTTACTGATTTGTTTAAACCCAGGCATGTTCCAAAGGAAGGCATTTATGTTGACTTAAGTGATGCGgcatattttaaaagtaatccCCTATTTTATACAGAAAATGATGCCTTACAAATTCAGTTATTTTATGACGATTTTGAGACCGCTAATCCTTTGGGATCCAAAAAAGGTATACACAAATTAGGTGCAATCTATTTTACATTAAGGAATTTCCCCCCAGTTTTTAACTCCTCATTGGTGAATATTCATTTATGTGCCCTCTTTCATGCACAGGATATTAGGCGCTATGGTTTTAATTCTATACTTGAGCCTCTAGTAAATGATTTGAAAGTACTTGAGATTGAAGGGGTTAAGAATCCAGTGTCTGGAAGTTGTATTAGGGGTACAGTTATTCAAGTCACTGGGGATAATCTTGGCTTGCACAGCTTGTTTGGGTTTCTTGAGTCATTTGGGGCTCGATATAGCTGTCGTTTCTGTCTTCTTGAGAAACATCATTTTCAGTCGGTGTTCTGTGAAGACAGCCCTGAGGTTGTATTAAGAACAGCTGAGATGCATGCTTTGCACTGTGAAACTTTAAAAACTGATTGTACACTACCTCATGTTTATGGTGTCAAACGTACATGTTTGTTGAATTCACTCAAGTATTTCAACACAGCCAACAATTTCGCTGTGGATATAATGCACGACATTCTAGAAGGAGTTGCTCAGCTAGAGGTAAAACTTGTTCTGCAGTACATTCAGCATAATTTTCTGAGCACTGATGATCTTGCTGGTAGGGTACATGCTTTTGACTATGGTTACAATCAGCAGAGGAACCGTCCTCCAATGGTCAAATTGTTTGATGGAAGCAACGATTTGGGTTTAAATGCCATCCAATCTTGGTGCTTGTTGCGCAACATGCCCCTATTATTTGGTGATTTAGTGCAAAGAGATGATAAACACTGGCATCTTCTGATTTTACTTTTGCAAATTGTTAATATCGTATTTTCACCAGTCTTAACAGAGGGCATGACCATTTatcttaaacatttaataattgaACATCACCAGCTATTCAAAAACTTGTTTCCTGAAAGAAGTCTTTTGCCAAAGCATCATATAATGATCCATTACCCACAGTGTATAAGAAAAATTGGACCAATTCTGCACGTGGTGTATGCGTTATGA
- the LOC127500254 gene encoding trypsin I-P1-like, giving the protein MVKCSLPHRHVYPYVQLGKHKVYVTEDTEQRIRMEKVIRYQKYNDQPDNNEIMLIKLSMPAIFSKYIKTIPLTTSCTSAGEQCLVSGWGKTEVGPASVLQCLNLPVLSKMQCKGAYGTKITENIFCAGFMEGGKDSCQGDSGGPVVCNGKLKGVSFGEGCAQPGFPGVYTEVCRYTDWIKDIITNSLFSLVGPLHVHFPNKMQLNSV; this is encoded by the exons ATGG TAAAATGTTCCTTGCCACATAGACATGTCTATCCCTACGTCCAGTTGGGAAAGCACAAAGTGTATGTTACTGAAGACACAGAGCAACGGATCAGGATGGAGAAGGTGATTCGTTACCAGAAATATAACGATCAGCCTGATAACAATGAAATCATGCTGATCAAGCTGAGCATGCCTGCCATCTTCAGCAAGTATATAAAGACAATCCCTCTGACAACCAGCTGCACTTCTGCAGGGGAGCAGTGCTTGGTTTCTGGATGGGGCAAAACTGAAG TTGGCCCTGCTTCTGTCCTGCAGTGTTTGAATTTGCCTGTACTCTCGAAGATGCAGTGTAAGGGTGCATATGGCACgaaaataactgaaaacataTTCTGCGCTGGATTCATGGAGGGAGGCAAAGACTCGTGTCAG GGGGATTCTGGTGGCCCTGTAGTGTGCAACGGTAAACTAAAAGGTGTTTCCTTTGGTGAAGGCTGTGCTCAGCCAGGGTTTCCTGGGGTTTATACTGAGGTGTGTCGCTACACTGACTGGATCAAAGACATCATAACTAACTCTTTGTTCAGCCTGGTTGGTCCTTTACATGTTCATTTTCCTAATAAGATGCaattaaattcagtttaa
- the LOC127499874 gene encoding uncharacterized protein LOC127499874 isoform X4, whose product MLVKVKLGDAQKFVKITELSRKEFLSAAFLKFGVPTVPENVMVVDESGTEVDDDVFEDVVKDPSVGVLTIKHGADLESASPHASPQASPVQLNRSSSVDSTDSQDTVIIEESSSSKRMRLDHEAKKLVESILVQKPGGERVINEYNRTKTLGDETRRKMVNILAADITEKNGTSPPRQVKEKYARGIVALFPYLSDPFSKNGYEHYYDGESGTGYLAWRIKTIQRGLAKERRASFEGTK is encoded by the exons ATGCTGGTTAAGGTGAAACTTGGGGATGCCCAGAAATTTGTTAAAATAACCGAGCTGAGCCGGAAGGAGTTTTTGTCTGCtg CTTTTTTAAAGTTCGGTGTCCCAACTGTACCCGAGAATGTGATGGTTGTTGATGAATCAGGGACGGAGGTGGATGATGATGTTTTTGAGGATGTAGTTAAAGATCCATCAGTTGGCGTTCTCACCATAAAACATGGTGCAG ACTTGGAATCTGCCTCTCCACATGCCTCCCCACAAGCCTCTCCTGTGCAGTTAAATCGGTCTTCATCTGTTGACTCCACTGATTCACAGGACACGGTGATTATTGAAGAAAGCTCTTCAAGTAAAAGAATGAGGCTAGATCATGAAGCTAAAAAG tTGGTGGAATCCATTCTTGTCCAGAAACCTGGTGGGGAGCgtgtaataaatgaatacaacCGAACTAAAACTTTGGGGGATGAAACGAGAAGGAAAATGGTGAACATCCTGGCAGCTGACATTACAGAAAAGAATGG TACATCACCACCACGGCAGGTTAAAGAAAAATACGCCAGAGGAATTGTGGCTTTGTTCCCTTACCTCAGTGACCCCTTCTCTAAAAATGGCTAT GAGCATTACTATGACGGTGAGAGTGGCACTGGGTACTTGGCATGGAGAATCAAAACTATACAGAGAGGCTTGGCTAAAGAACGACGAGCATCATTTGAAGGTACAAAATGA
- the LOC127499874 gene encoding uncharacterized protein LOC127499874 isoform X2 yields MLVKVKLGDAQKFVKITELSRKEFLSAAFLKFGVPTVPENVMVVDESGTEVDDDVFEDVVKDPSVGVLTIKHGADLESASPHASPQASPVQLNRSSSVDSTDSQDTVIIEESSSSKRMRLDHEAKKLVESILVQKPGGERVINEYNRTKTLGDETRRKMVNILAADITEKNGTSPPRQVKEKYARGIVALFPYLSDPFSKNGYEHYYDGESGTGYLAWRIKTIQRGLAKERRASFEGQESSSEGMSGGPTVRRESEFTPEIVLSEDECKEAIAFMKHSADEDTVKKKMKLTFDYRRKLVLDPMQSSDILTVFPRFKDVKGLIEQDFVLMFGEGVSGKLLEKWTTAFKKKVIQQSRKLPTTSDVEELLLAAQFPDDSEEGVNFVWDSDFSSILLLLHLIPPSAQGRKRPGKVSASQAEKHLVVFKKSGTNIEEHLRDITASAQPYLLAVGPQKNSVHQFFIVLDQHAIPCKSTSSLGAFDELFKAHFVFGTSYNTMLHNMYTFIQTTVYNIDVGKVKESPRVAEVRARLLS; encoded by the exons ATGCTGGTTAAGGTGAAACTTGGGGATGCCCAGAAATTTGTTAAAATAACCGAGCTGAGCCGGAAGGAGTTTTTGTCTGCtg CTTTTTTAAAGTTCGGTGTCCCAACTGTACCCGAGAATGTGATGGTTGTTGATGAATCAGGGACGGAGGTGGATGATGATGTTTTTGAGGATGTAGTTAAAGATCCATCAGTTGGCGTTCTCACCATAAAACATGGTGCAG ACTTGGAATCTGCCTCTCCACATGCCTCCCCACAAGCCTCTCCTGTGCAGTTAAATCGGTCTTCATCTGTTGACTCCACTGATTCACAGGACACGGTGATTATTGAAGAAAGCTCTTCAAGTAAAAGAATGAGGCTAGATCATGAAGCTAAAAAG tTGGTGGAATCCATTCTTGTCCAGAAACCTGGTGGGGAGCgtgtaataaatgaatacaacCGAACTAAAACTTTGGGGGATGAAACGAGAAGGAAAATGGTGAACATCCTGGCAGCTGACATTACAGAAAAGAATGG TACATCACCACCACGGCAGGTTAAAGAAAAATACGCCAGAGGAATTGTGGCTTTGTTCCCTTACCTCAGTGACCCCTTCTCTAAAAATGGCTAT GAGCATTACTATGACGGTGAGAGTGGCACTGGGTACTTGGCATGGAGAATCAAAACTATACAGAGAGGCTTGGCTAAAGAACGACGAGCATCATTTGAAG GACAAGAATCATCTTCTGAGGGGATGTCTGGTGGACCAACTGTAAGACGGGAGTCAGAGTTTACTCCAGAGATTGTCTTGAGTGAAGATGAATGCAAGGAAGCAATTGCATTCATGAAACATTCTGCTGATGAGGACACAGTCAAGAAGAAGATGAAATTGACATTTGACTATCGCCGCAAATTGGTTCTGGACCCTATGCAGTCAAGCGATATATTGACAGTCTTTCCACGTTTCAAAGACGTTAAAGGCTTG ATTGAGCAAGACTTTGTTCTGATGTTTGGAGAAGGAGTGTCAGGCAAGCTACTGGAGAAGTGGACGACTGCATTCAAGAAAAAAGTGATTCAGCAGTCCAGAAAGCTTCCAACCACCAGTGATGTAGAAGAACTCCTGCTAGCAGCTCAATTTCCTGATGACTCAGAAGAGGGTGTTAATTTTG TTTGGGACTCTGACTTCTCTTCTATACTACTGCTGTTGCATCTGATCCCACCTTCTGCCCAAGGCCGAAAGAGACCAGGAAAGGTGTCTGCCTCTCAAGCAGAGAAACATCTTGTTGTCTTTAAGAag AGTGGAACAAACATTGAGGAGCATCTTCGAGACATCACTGCTAGTGCTCAGCCCTATCTCCTGGCCGTGGGACCTCAGAAGAATTCAGTTCACCAGTTCTTCATCGTTCTTGATCAGCATGCCATTCCATGCAAGTCAACTTCTTCTCTTGGTGCCTTTGACGAACTGTTTAAGGCACACTTTGTGTTTGGCACATCTTACAATACTATGCTACACAACATGTACACTTTCATTCAGACCACTGTGTACAACATAGATGTTGGCAAAGTGAAAGAGAGTCCTCGTGTTGCTGAGGTCAGAGCAAGGCTGCTTAGCTAG